The genomic window CcgaaaaaaacagagtcaaaGCTCCACCGGCAGATCAACTCTACGGAGGCGGGGGCAGTGGAGGCGGAGGCAGGAGTGGAAGTGGAAGCGCAGGTGGTCTTTATGGAGGTTATGGAGGCGGATCAGTCGGGAACCAACGGCAGCCACCAGCTCCTCGTCCTACGCAGCCTAGACAAAATCTCAGAGGCGGCAACAACGGAAGGGTATGAAAGAcacaatatataaatgaacTTGGATCTTTGTTTGCGATTTGCATTAACATGTTATTATGTGATTGAAGAGTCACATTATAAtctaagatatatatatgatatgaatGAAAAAGTTTGCTTATAGTCATTATATGATCTGTAGGGAGGGACAACGATACCGCCATTCCCAGGATCAGTTGGTGCAGGGGGGGACATGAGTTACACACAAATTTTCGAGAAagtcaaagaagagagaaacgaaGGTGTCATCAGACCCAACGGAGGAACAGCCGGCAACACTCCTTCCCGCCCCATCAACAGTCAACATGATCAATCTACCAACCAAACCTCTTCCAAGgtagtttatttattaatatacaAATGTTTAATTACAAACACAACTACTTTGTCCATCGTTAgaatttgtgttttgatgTGAATTGGGATGTGCAGGGCTGCTGCTTCTCATGGTGCCGCAGGGGAAGTAAATATTGAAGACAATGTACATATTTATCCCTATTTCgatatatctttttcttttgtaacaaaaagGAGTGAAGTTTTTGCTGACAACGTTGGAGcttctacaatttttttttaaattattttaatttgtttctcaaGTATGGATGGTGTAGTTTATTTGTGTTgtgtatttgaattttgtaatgaaaaattgtttatttctGCTACCGACAAAACATTTTGCGTATGAAAATAAATGTGTTCATCTTAAGACAAAGCCCATGGGCCTTGGTCATATTTGGGAGGAGTAGTAACTAAACTAGTTTGAGTCGTGTGACCTTGGTCAAAGTAACCAACGAAGAAAACAAGAGTCTTTTGACGAAACGACGACTGTACCATGTGGCATGTAAATGAGTATGGAAAGTACAAGTGTAATGGACTAATCGTGGGATTGATACTTGA from Arabidopsis thaliana chromosome 3, partial sequence includes these protein-coding regions:
- a CDS encoding RPM1-interacting protein 4 (RIN4) family protein (RPM1-interacting protein 4 (RIN4) family protein; CONTAINS InterPro DOMAIN/s: RPM1-interacting protein 4, defence response (InterPro:IPR008700); BEST Arabidopsis thaliana protein match is: defense protein-related (TAIR:AT5G48657.2); Has 4930 Blast hits to 4046 proteins in 465 species: Archae - 6; Bacteria - 1879; Metazoa - 1598; Fungi - 263; Plants - 594; Viruses - 25; Other Eukaryotes - 565 (source: NCBI BLink).) gives rise to the protein MANRPHVPKFGDWNNQDQPFTVVFDNARTNKRQDLYESIEKPETKPQELAPPPPQPARRIQKPEAPKPVKQDTPRAPPPTEKNRVKAPPADQLYGGGGSGGGGRSGSGSAGGLYGGYGGGSVGNQRQPPAPRPTQPRQNLRGGNNGRGGTTIPPFPGSVGAGGDMSYTQIFEKVKEERNEGVIRPNGGTAGNTPSRPINSQHDQSTNQTSSKGCCFSWCRRGSKY
- a CDS encoding RPM1-interacting protein 4 (RIN4) family protein — its product is MANRPHVPKFGDWNNQDQPFTVVFDNARTNKRQDLYESIEKPETKPQELAPPPPQPARRIQKPEAPKPVKQDTPRAPPPTEKNRVKAPPADQLYGGGGSGGGGRSGSGSAGGLYGGYGGGSVGNQRQPPAPRPTQPRQNLRGGNNGRGGTTIPPFPGSVGAGGDMSYTQIFEKVKEERNEGVIRPNGGTAGNTPSRPINSQHDQSTNQTSSKVVYLLIYKCLITNTTTLSIVRICVLM